AAAGAAGCGAGCATGGCGAGTTTTATCAACTTGTTTCATAAGTTCTGAAAAGGTTATATTTTTTGGCAAAGTTACCATTTCAGATCTTGGAATCATTACTTCTTTAACTTGTGTATCTTTTAAAGCAAAAACTCCTTCAAGAATATTTTTCTCATCTGGTTTTAAACCTGTTACATTATCAGTTTCTATAAGTGTTTCTAATTCTCCTGCGGATAAACCTGAGTTTAAAGAATCCCATTTGATATTTAAATTGAACAAGCTTAAACAGGCGCTAGCAAAGAATTCTATTATCGTCACTATAGGTTTCATACCTTTTCTAACTGCATCGAATATTGTTGTAAGCCTTAATGCAGCAGATTCTGGATTGTTAATTACTAGTGCTTTAGGAATTAGTCCAGAAACGAGAGTAACAACTAAAACAACAAATAAAAACAATAGAAGATCATAAAATCTATTTGACAAAATATTGCTTTTCCAATAATCATTAGCCAGGTTATTGCTGAGCCATCCAATTGCAATTAATGAAATTGTTATTCCAAATTGAGAGGCAGTTAATGAAGATCTAAAGCGTTTTTGAATTTTTAAAATTGATAATGCTCCTTTCTTTTTTTCTTCTATTAACCTTAAAACTTTACTTGGCCTTATTAATAAAAAAGAGAGTTCACTCGCTGAGAAAAAAGCTGGGAAAAATAAAAGAAATAAAAGTAGAGTTATTTTCATTCAATGACAAATGAATAATGGGGGTGGCGAGGATCGAACTCGCCTTAGCCAAATTATGAGTTTGGTGCATTCACCAGATTGCTACACCCCCGGGGGAATTTATGTAATTTTAATTACATTGAATTTCAATATACAATATAAAAATAATATTTCAAAAAACACCTCATTAGGAAGTTTTTGTGAGATTTCTTTTTTTTCTTCTAATCTTTAAATATAAATTTAAATTTTACTAATGGGTGATTTTTCTGAAAAGTATGAATTAAATAAAGCAAAATTGTTAAAACAGTTAATTGAAAAATCTTATAAGAGAGGAAACTTCACTTTATCTTCAGGGAAAAAAAGTAGTCATTACTTGAACTGTAAACCGGTATCATTAAATGGTGAAGGCCTAAACTTAATTAGTGATCTATTTTTAGAGTTAAAAGACTCACGGTCAAAAGCTGTAGCAGGATTGACATTAGGCGCAGATCCTATAGTAAGTGGATTAATTGTCAAAGCAGCTTCGCAAGGCTTAGACCTAAATGGTTTAATAATTCGCAAAGAAATTAAACAATACGGCACCAAAGCTGGAATAGAGGGCCCTATATTAGAAGAAGGCACTTTGGTAACTGTCTTGGAGGATGTTGTGACAACTGCTGGTTCAGTAATAAAAGCTATAAATAAGCTACGAGAAAATAATTATGTTGTTGAGGAAGTTTTGTCTATAGTTGATAGGCAAGAAGGAGGCTGTGAAACCCTTAGAGATGAAAATGTTGAATTAAAAAGTCTTTTTACAATAAAAGACTTTTTATAATTATCTCAAAATGCAAAATATAAAAAAAAATTTTTGGCTTGAAAAATTTGATTCTTTTTCTGTTACTGGAGAAGATGCCAGGAAATTTTTGAATGGAATAACAACGAGTAATATTCTAAATTCAGAAAATAAAGTTATCAAAACTTGTTGGCTAACTCCAAATGGAGTTCTAAGGGCATTAATTGAAATTATTTTTTTAGAAAGAAACTTGGAAGTAATTATCTTGGCGGGTAACACTCATGAAATAATTGATTACTTTAATCAAATTATTTTTCCAGCGGATGATGTACTTTTAAGTGAACCTTTCTTGATAAATAGAATTCAGGAAATTGATGAATCTAGTTCATGGAGAACTTACCTGCCTATTTTCTTCAAAACAGAAGATAAAGAATTTGAAATATATAAAAATAAACTAAATTTCCTGAATCCCAATGATTTAAAACTTTGGAAGATTAATCAGGCAATACCCTGTTTAGGAATGGAAATAAACGGAAAAAATAATCCTCTTGAGCTAGGATTAAAAGATCTTATAGATTTTAATAAAGGTTGTTATTTAGGACAAGAAACAATTTCAAAAATAAAAAATGTTTCGTCTTTAAAACAGGAAATAAGAATTTGGAAATCATTTGAATCTAATTTGAATTTAGACGTTGAAGATAAAAATTTATATATAAATTCTGCTAAAGATATTTCTGTAGGCAAAATCACTAGTATTTTTAAGTCAGATTCTCAAATAAAAGGCTTAGCAATGATAAAAAGGAGATATTTAGAAGAAGGAAGTGATTTTTTTTCAGAAATTATTGGAAAAATTATTATAAATAAATCTGTAGGATCAATTTTTCTTTAATTGATTTTTGATTAAATATTTTGCAATTTGTAGAGTAGCCAAACAATCATCTTTGTTGTATTGGATAATTTTTTTTAAAAATATTTCGTTTTCTGTAATTTGATATTGAATCCACCAATAAAGGGCTTTCGATCCACTTACATTTTTCTGCACCCATTTAAATCCAAGCCAATTAGAAACGGTTTTTAATCCATAATTTTTTAGTGGTAATATCCAAGACTTTCTTATTAAGGTGTGTAAGTCTATAAATCTTGAGGTAAGTGAATCAATTTCTTCAAAACTAAAATTTAGTTCTTTAGCAATATTAATTATTGCTATTTTTTCAGTTTCTCCGTAATGTAAAACTGGCCATTCTTTATTTGAAAAAAGTATTTCAATAATTTGTCTGTAAGATTCTCCTTTATTGTTTTTAAGATTTAAGATTGGCTCATAAATAAGATCTTCTTTTTTTATAAACAAATTATTTATTTTTAAAAAACCATATAAAAAATCATGCTTTTCATCTGGATTTGATTCAATATCAAATATATAAAATCCCGAACATATTTTTTCAAATAGATAGTCCGTATCATTTTTATTTGAAATGAAGTATGGTTCTCCAGAAATATATGCTTGTGCTTGCTTTACAAATAGGGAGGCTTTTTCATACTTTTGATCTTTGAATTTAGATAATTTCTCTTCAAGTGTTTTTTCGCTATAAAAAGCTAATGTTTGGGTATTAGTTATTCCATTTGTTTTCAGTAATGAGGCCGTTTTGGATCCTATTCCATCTATATCTGTTAGATATCCATTTTCTTTTGCTTCTTTGTCACAAAATTTTTGCCATGAACAAATAGTACATTTTTTTCTATCTTGAGTTATTTCTGGCATAAATCCCTCCAAGCATTCATGCAAATTTAATAAAACATTCAAAACTTTTTTTCTTAATTTTTTATTTAAATAAATTTCTTCAACATTAACTTTTTTATCAAAACTTGAAATTAATAATCCTTTCTCAATTTTAGATTCTTGAAAAGAGTCCAAGAGAATAGCACTAAAAGCCAAGTCGAATAAATGTTCTTTTGTAGTCTTGTAGCCTAATTTATACACAGCAGGTAGATATTTATATGAGCCCCATTTGCTTATACCTTTTGTCCTTAAAAGTAATTGGGGATGAATCTCTGCGTTAACATTTTGGAAAAATTTTCCTTTAATTTTTAATCCAATTACCCCTTGATAACCTTTTTTACAGGCTTTTAATCCTGTATATATTTCACCATTACATAATTTATAGAAAATTTGATATTGCTTAACTTTATCTATAGCTTTATGGGCAGACCAAACTTCATAAGATTTATCACCCTTGAAATCTAGCCATGCTTTTCTTTTGCATCTTATAAAACTTTTTAAATAAAGAGTATTCAAATTATTTTATTGGAGGTTTTAAATTTCACTAATATAAATTAATATAGATAATCAAAAGAAATCAAGGCAGTCTTTAATTTGCAAGGTGACACATTTAGAAAATATAAAATTTGGAACTGATGGTTGGAGAGGAATAATTGGATTTGATTTTAACCTGTCCAATCTAGCAAGAGTTGTTGTAGCTGCCTGCCAGGAGTTGCATTATCAATACTATAAAGAAGTTAATACAAAGAAAATTTTAATTGGATATGATCGTAGATTTATGGCAAGTGAATTTGCCAAGCATGTAGTCCCTTATGTAAGAGGATGTGGTTTTGAACCGATCTTATCTAATAGCTTTGTTACAACTCCCTCCTGTAGTTTCTATGCCAAAGAAATGGGTTGTTTAGGAGCGTTAGTAGTTACAGCAAGTCATAATCCATATAATTGGCTGGGTCTGAAAATAAAGAGCTTTAATGGATGTTCTGTTGATCAATCTTTTACAAGTGAAATTGAAAAAAGATTAATGCTTGGCAATTCAATTGAAAAAATAGAGGATGCCAATCAATTGGTAGATATTAAGAATTTTCATTTGGATAGAATTAAATCCCTTTTTGATATTGACTTTATTTCCAATAGATTGAAAAAAATGAAATTGAGAATTTTTGTAGATTCTATGCACGGTGCAGCTGCAAATTGTATGGCTGATATTTTTGCCTCTAATGATTCAGAAGTTATTTCAGAAATCAGAAAAGATAGTGATCCTTTTTTTGGCGGAAAACCTCCTGAACCTCTTTTAAATTATGTAGATGATTTAAATCAAATACTAATCAAAAATTCAACAAATGAAGTGAAAACTCTAGGAATTATATTTGATGGTGATGGTGATAGAATTGCAGCAATTGATGAAAAAGGAAGATACTCTAGTACACAAGATTTACTGCCATACTTTATTCACTATTTGGGCGAAATTAAAAATAATTGTTATCCAGTTTTAAAGACTGTTAGTGGTTCAGATATTATTAAAAATATATCAGAGAGTCAAAATAGAGATGTTTTTGAACTTCCAGTTGGATTTAAATATATTGCTGAAAAAATGATCAAAGAGAAAATATTTATTGGAGGAGAGGAATCTGGGGGGGTTGGTTTTGGTGACTTTATGCCTGAAAGAGATGCTCTTTATGCCGCAATGGTTTTATTAAATGGAATTGCTGAAAAATCTCAATATTTATTCGAAACCTTAGATGAAATACAAAAAGATTTTGGGCCAAGTTTCTATAAAAGAATTGATATTAAATTTCCAAATCAGTCAGAAAAAAATTCAGTAGAAGAATTTATAATACATAATATTCCTAAGAATATTAATAATCACAAGTTAAAAAGTATCTCAAAGATCGATGGAATAAAGTTGAGAATTAATAAAAATTTTTGGCTTCTTTTTAGGTTTTCAGGAACCGAACCTCTTTTAAGGTTGTATTGTGAAGCACCAAAAGAATCTTATTTAAATGAGGTATTAGAGTGGGGTCAAGAATTTATAAATTTGGCAGGCAAATAAGGATGAAAAATTTATATTTGGCGAGTAAGAATAAAGGTAAAATTGTAGAGTATAAGAAATTGCTGGCTAGGGTTAATTGTAAATTAATACTTCAGCCAGAATCATTAGAAGTTGAAGAGGATGGACTGACATTTAGAGATAATGCAATTAAAAAAGCGAGTGAAGTTTCTAGAAAAACAAATAATTTCTCAATAGCAGATGATTCTGGAATTTGTATTGAAGCATTAGATGGAAAACCTGGCATTTACTCATCAAGATATGCAGAAAATGATCAGAAGAGAATTGAACGAGTTTTAAAAGAACTTGATGGAGTTCAAAATAGAAGTGCTTTCTTTATTGCTAATATTTGTGTTTGTTCACCAAATGGTGAAGTGATTATAGAATCTGAAGCTAAATGTTATGGCAATATTATTTTTAATCCGAGAGGAAAAGGTGGTTTTGGGTATGACCCGATTTTTGAGGAGAGTTCTACCGGATTAACTTTCGCAGAAATGAATAATGATATTAAAGACTCTTGTAGTCATAGAGGTAAAGCATTAAAAAAAATTATTCCAGATTTAATTGAAATTTTTTCTTAAATTCAATTAACCCAAGATCCATGAAGGCCATGGGGAATTGAAATGGGTAATTCATAAACAGCTAATTCTCTTAAGTCTTTCGCGTCTAATATCACTAAATCGCTGCCTCTTCGTTCTCCGTTCCATAGAAGTAAAAATAAAAATCCTTCATCTTCTTTAGAAGAGTTTTCTGATGGAACCATAATTGGTTCACTAACAAATCCACTTGGACCGGCTGACCAATAAATTTCTTCCTTTGAAATTAAATTTATTTTTTTTATTGCTTGAAGTGGGGCGTTCCCTAGCTTTTGAGATGTGCTTGCCATCCAACTAAAAGTTGCTGTTAATCCTAAATTTTTAGGATTAACAACAGCAAATTCACAACATTGTTCACTTATAGCTTCCAGTTCACTAGTTTTTTTCTTTAGATCGATAATTGATCTTTTCAGTTTTCCTTCTGGGTATTTATCAAAGTCAATATCCCTAAAATTCTCGGCTGGACCAACTGATGGGAAATCATCATAAAAAATACTATCTAATACGATTTTGGAATCTTTTTCAAATGCATTTACATGATGAAAAACGAATCCTTCTGGAGCATCTATTGTTAACGGTGGCTGACCTCTAAATAATCCACTTTCTCTGGGGATGATAAAAAACTTTGCCTTTTTATTTGGATTCGACTTTAAACATTGTGCTGCCCCTCTTTGGCCCATTACAAATGGAAGAGGGTTGAAATCGATAGCATTCTGTAAGAATATTGCCCAATTAGTTGTAATTGCGAAATCATGAAGGAATGCAAAGCCATTAAAGGTATCTTTTCTGTCGACAATTAGCTCTCCAGAATTTTCACCAGCATTATTAAACTCCATTAATCTAATGGTACTTTTTGGCCCGGTTTGCACTCCAAAAGTGACTAATAGTTCTGAAGATGAATTTGAATTAAGGTCTATCTTGGGATGCGCACTGAATGCTTCGTTAGGCTTGAGTACCCCTTTTAATGTTGTTAAACCAATAGTCTCAAGACTATCAGGATCCATTGCATGTGGCCCAGCTGCTTCCCATAATGCGAGAATTTCATCTCCTAATTTAACGACATGAGTATTAGCGATATTCTTAAATTTTAGATCTAATGCATTATTTAAAATTCCTCCAATTTTTTGGGTCCCAAAAACACCTCTATAAATAAATTTATTTATTTTCTCTTCTTCCAAATAACCTTTAGTTTTAACAAATCTATTTGTTAAGTATGGCTGACCATTTTCGAATTTTATGGATGTGATCATACCATCCCCATCAAATGGATGATGAACCCATTGTCCACCTCTCTCTAATATCCCTGGTCCATTTCTTAATAAGGTTCCATTTAAATTTTTAATATTCTTACCTTTGCTAATTTTTAGAGGCTCTTTAGTTAGCTCCTTTTTTACATTTTGATACGCACTGGACCAATCTTCTTTATTAAAACTTTTAATTTTATCAATTTTTTTATTTTGTAAATTAGTCACAACAAAGTAATTATTTTGTATATCTTGGCCAAAAATCAACTGAATTGTGGCTGATTCGAAAAAATTCCTATTTTATTGATTTTCTAGCATTCCTTTACTGCTTGGAATTGAATCAGATCTTCTTAGATCTATTTCTGTAGCCATTCTCATTGCTCTTGAAAAAGCTTTAAAGCAAGCCTCAACTATATGATGTGAATTACTACCTTGTATTTGATTAATATGCAGAGTAATACCGCTGTTATTTACAAAGGCAATAAAAAACTCTCTTACTAGTTCAGTATCATAATTTCCTATTCTAGGAGCTTTTAATTGAAGATCATAAGATAGATGAGGTCTGCCAGAGCAGTCTAAAGTGACTTGAACTAATGCTTCATCTAATGGGGCAAAGAAATGTCCAAATCTGGTTATTCCTTTTCTGTCTCCTAAGGCTTTTGAAAATGCTTTGCCTAATGCGATTCCTACATCTTCATTTGTATGATGATCATCAATATGGGTATCTCCAATTGCTTTTATATTTAAATCATATAAACCATGACTGGATATTTGATGAAGCATATGATCTAAGAATGGTATCCCGCTATCAATCTCGGAAATACCATTTCCATCTAAGTTTATAAATACAGAAATATCTGTTTCATTCGTTTTTCTTTTTATTTCAGATTGCCTTAGAGATGACATTTTATGCAAAAAACTTAGTTTACATTCCATTAATGCAGTAACCCGCATCAACATAAATTGTTTGGCCTGAAATGCCGCTAGAGAGATCACTTAATAAAAAAGCAGCAGTATTACCTACTTCTGTTTGCGTGACTGTTCTGCGTAAAGGCGCCTTTTCTTCAACATTGTGAATCATATCTAAAATGCCACCTATAGCAGAACTCGCAAGTGTTCTTATAGGTCCAGCACTTATTGCATTAACTCTGACTTGTTTTTCTGGCCCAAGTTCTGCAGAAAGATATCTTACTGAAGCTTCTAATGCTGCTTTAGCCACTCCCATTACGTTGTAGTTAGGAATTGCCCTCTCTGATCCTAAATAAGTTAAGGATACAACTCCAGCACCATCACTAAAAAGTGGTTTTGCTGCTTTACATAAAGGTGCTAATGAATACGCACTTATATTAAGAGCTCTATCAAAACCCTCAGATGAGGTAGCGCTATAATCTCCAATCAATTCGTCGCGACCTGCAAATGCCAAGCAGTGAACTAATCCGTCAATTTGTCCCCAATTGTTTTGTATATTTTTAAAGATTTCTTCTATTTGATTTGGATTTTGCACATCAAGAGGCAAAAATAACGATGGGTTTAACGGTTCCGTTAGTTCTCTAACTTTAGATTCGAATCTTCCTTTATCATCAGGCAAATATGTTATCCCAAGTTCTGCTCCAGCTTTTGAAAGTTGTTGAGCAATACCCCATGCTATTGAACGATTGTTGGCAATTCCTGTAACGAGAATTTTTTTGCCAGTTAGATTGAGAAGCATTTTGTCTATTCTTTCTAATATTCTCCTATATAAAAGTACCTATCTTTACGTATTGCTGCAAAATATACAATAATTTTCAAATATAAGAAATATTTATTTTAAACATGGTCAGAACAAATTCTATGGTTTTGGAATTAGGTTTTCAATTACCTAAATTCGAAATGATAAATGCTAATTCTTCAAGTAATGAATATTTTAATTCTCATCATCTAGATAATAGGCATTTACTTTTAATGTTTATTTGTGCCCATTGCCCATTTGTTAAATATATTGAAAATCAAATTTCCATCTTAAGTAAAGAAATTGAGAATACGGTTCAATCAGTTGCAATTTCAAGTAATGATATTGTCACTCATCCCTCAGATTCTCCTAAGCAATTGAGATTTCAAGCACAATCACAAGGATGGACTTTCCCTTATCTGTACGATGTAAACCAAACTTTTGCCAAGGCATTAAAAGCGGCTTGCACCCCAGATTTTTATCTTTTTTCAAATGGAGGAGATGGTGATTTTTTCTTGTATTATCATGGCCAATTAGATGATAGTAGACCAGGGAATAATATTCCTTTATCAGGTGAAGATTTGCGCTCTGCTGTTAGAGATTTGAATCAAGATAATTCTTATCCTTTAAATCAGATGCCATCTTTAGGGTGCAATATTAAATGGACTCCTGGGAAAGAACCGAGTTGGTTTAAATGAAGTAAAATGTTTTTTTATCCATAGAAATATTTTTAGGGTTAATATATTCATTATGCAGATACCACCATTTACTTTAAATAGACAGTACCAAGAAATTGGCTCTGAAATTGAAAGTGAGGTTTGTAAAGTTTTAAAAGGAGGTCAATATATTGGGGGACAAGAAATTACCAAATTTGAGGAAAATTTCTCTAATCTGATTGGAGTAGATAATACTATTGGATGTAATAGTGGAACGGATGCTTTAGTGTTGGCTTTGCGCGCATTAGATATTGGTGAGGGTGACGAAGTTATTACCTCATCATTTAGCTTTTTTGCAACGGCAGAGGCTATTAGTGCAGTTGGTGCTAATCCAATTTTGGTAGATATAGATCCAGAAACTTATCTTATTAATACTGAACTGATAGAACAAGAAATAAATTCTAATACGAAGGCAATTATGCCAGTGCATCTGTTCGGAAATGCAGTGAATATGAATTTAATAAAGTCATTAGCTGAAAAATATGATTTAAAAGTAATCGAAGATTGTGCTCAGGCAACATGCACAATGTGGGACAATTCCAGAGTTGGCAGTATCGGTGATATAGGTTGTTTTAGCTTTTTCCCTACTAAGAACTTAGGAGCTGCTGGAGATGCTGGAGCAGTGACTACATCAGACCAGAAGATTGCCCAGAGAATTAGAGAACTAGCTGTTCATGGAAGCCCAATCAGATATCACCATACTCAAATTGGATATAACAGCAGACTTGATACTGTTCAAGCTGCCATATTAAATATCAAAATTAAATATATTTCTAATTGGATTAATAATCGCCAAACAATTGCTAAAAATTACTTTGCTTTATTAGATAAAAATCCGTTTATTAGTTTGCCTAAAATAAGTTCTGATTCTACACATCATTCTTGGAATCAATTTGTCATTAAATTAAGAAACGAAAAATATTTTTTAAATGAAGATTTTTCAAATTTATTTGCTACTGATTGCAAAAAATATTATTCATTGAGGAATTTGGTAAAG
The window above is part of the Prochlorococcus marinus CUG1415 genome. Proteins encoded here:
- a CDS encoding hemolysin family protein is translated as MKITLLLFLLFFPAFFSASELSFLLIRPSKVLRLIEEKKKGALSILKIQKRFRSSLTASQFGITISLIAIGWLSNNLANDYWKSNILSNRFYDLLLFLFVVLVVTLVSGLIPKALVINNPESAALRLTTIFDAVRKGMKPIVTIIEFFASACLSLFNLNIKWDSLNSGLSAGELETLIETDNVTGLKPDEKNILEGVFALKDTQVKEVMIPRSEMVTLPKNITFSELMKQVDKTRHARFFVIGESLDDVLGVLDLRYLAKPISKGEMEANTLLEPFLLPVTKIIETCSLAEIFPIVRDYNPFLLVVDEHGGTEGLITAADLNGEIVGEEMLNNRIYSDMRMLDNFSKKWSIAGKSEIIDINKKLVCSIPEGADYHTLAGFLLEKFQMVPKIGDVLDFNNIKFEVISMSGPKIDRVKIILPKS
- the pyrE gene encoding orotate phosphoribosyltransferase, yielding MGDFSEKYELNKAKLLKQLIEKSYKRGNFTLSSGKKSSHYLNCKPVSLNGEGLNLISDLFLELKDSRSKAVAGLTLGADPIVSGLIVKAASQGLDLNGLIIRKEIKQYGTKAGIEGPILEEGTLVTVLEDVVTTAGSVIKAINKLRENNYVVEEVLSIVDRQEGGCETLRDENVELKSLFTIKDFL
- a CDS encoding folate-binding protein YgfZ, whose amino-acid sequence is MQNIKKNFWLEKFDSFSVTGEDARKFLNGITTSNILNSENKVIKTCWLTPNGVLRALIEIIFLERNLEVIILAGNTHEIIDYFNQIIFPADDVLLSEPFLINRIQEIDESSSWRTYLPIFFKTEDKEFEIYKNKLNFLNPNDLKLWKINQAIPCLGMEINGKNNPLELGLKDLIDFNKGCYLGQETISKIKNVSSLKQEIRIWKSFESNLNLDVEDKNLYINSAKDISVGKITSIFKSDSQIKGLAMIKRRYLEEGSDFFSEIIGKIIINKSVGSIFL
- a CDS encoding TM0106 family RecB-like putative nuclease, encoding MNTLYLKSFIRCKRKAWLDFKGDKSYEVWSAHKAIDKVKQYQIFYKLCNGEIYTGLKACKKGYQGVIGLKIKGKFFQNVNAEIHPQLLLRTKGISKWGSYKYLPAVYKLGYKTTKEHLFDLAFSAILLDSFQESKIEKGLLISSFDKKVNVEEIYLNKKLRKKVLNVLLNLHECLEGFMPEITQDRKKCTICSWQKFCDKEAKENGYLTDIDGIGSKTASLLKTNGITNTQTLAFYSEKTLEEKLSKFKDQKYEKASLFVKQAQAYISGEPYFISNKNDTDYLFEKICSGFYIFDIESNPDEKHDFLYGFLKINNLFIKKEDLIYEPILNLKNNKGESYRQIIEILFSNKEWPVLHYGETEKIAIINIAKELNFSFEEIDSLTSRFIDLHTLIRKSWILPLKNYGLKTVSNWLGFKWVQKNVSGSKALYWWIQYQITENEIFLKKIIQYNKDDCLATLQIAKYLIKNQLKKN
- a CDS encoding phosphoglucomutase/phosphomannomutase family protein, producing the protein MTHLENIKFGTDGWRGIIGFDFNLSNLARVVVAACQELHYQYYKEVNTKKILIGYDRRFMASEFAKHVVPYVRGCGFEPILSNSFVTTPSCSFYAKEMGCLGALVVTASHNPYNWLGLKIKSFNGCSVDQSFTSEIEKRLMLGNSIEKIEDANQLVDIKNFHLDRIKSLFDIDFISNRLKKMKLRIFVDSMHGAAANCMADIFASNDSEVISEIRKDSDPFFGGKPPEPLLNYVDDLNQILIKNSTNEVKTLGIIFDGDGDRIAAIDEKGRYSSTQDLLPYFIHYLGEIKNNCYPVLKTVSGSDIIKNISESQNRDVFELPVGFKYIAEKMIKEKIFIGGEESGGVGFGDFMPERDALYAAMVLLNGIAEKSQYLFETLDEIQKDFGPSFYKRIDIKFPNQSEKNSVEEFIIHNIPKNINNHKLKSISKIDGIKLRINKNFWLLFRFSGTEPLLRLYCEAPKESYLNEVLEWGQEFINLAGK
- the rdgB gene encoding RdgB/HAM1 family non-canonical purine NTP pyrophosphatase, with translation MKNLYLASKNKGKIVEYKKLLARVNCKLILQPESLEVEEDGLTFRDNAIKKASEVSRKTNNFSIADDSGICIEALDGKPGIYSSRYAENDQKRIERVLKELDGVQNRSAFFIANICVCSPNGEVIIESEAKCYGNIIFNPRGKGGFGYDPIFEESSTGLTFAEMNNDIKDSCSHRGKALKKIIPDLIEIFS
- a CDS encoding carotenoid oxygenase family protein produces the protein MTNLQNKKIDKIKSFNKEDWSSAYQNVKKELTKEPLKISKGKNIKNLNGTLLRNGPGILERGGQWVHHPFDGDGMITSIKFENGQPYLTNRFVKTKGYLEEEKINKFIYRGVFGTQKIGGILNNALDLKFKNIANTHVVKLGDEILALWEAAGPHAMDPDSLETIGLTTLKGVLKPNEAFSAHPKIDLNSNSSSELLVTFGVQTGPKSTIRLMEFNNAGENSGELIVDRKDTFNGFAFLHDFAITTNWAIFLQNAIDFNPLPFVMGQRGAAQCLKSNPNKKAKFFIIPRESGLFRGQPPLTIDAPEGFVFHHVNAFEKDSKIVLDSIFYDDFPSVGPAENFRDIDFDKYPEGKLKRSIIDLKKKTSELEAISEQCCEFAVVNPKNLGLTATFSWMASTSQKLGNAPLQAIKKINLISKEEIYWSAGPSGFVSEPIMVPSENSSKEDEGFLFLLLWNGERRGSDLVILDAKDLRELAVYELPISIPHGLHGSWVN
- the hisB gene encoding imidazoleglycerol-phosphate dehydratase HisB, which codes for MSSLRQSEIKRKTNETDISVFINLDGNGISEIDSGIPFLDHMLHQISSHGLYDLNIKAIGDTHIDDHHTNEDVGIALGKAFSKALGDRKGITRFGHFFAPLDEALVQVTLDCSGRPHLSYDLQLKAPRIGNYDTELVREFFIAFVNNSGITLHINQIQGSNSHHIVEACFKAFSRAMRMATEIDLRRSDSIPSSKGMLENQ
- the fabI gene encoding enoyl-ACP reductase FabI; this encodes MLLNLTGKKILVTGIANNRSIAWGIAQQLSKAGAELGITYLPDDKGRFESKVRELTEPLNPSLFLPLDVQNPNQIEEIFKNIQNNWGQIDGLVHCLAFAGRDELIGDYSATSSEGFDRALNISAYSLAPLCKAAKPLFSDGAGVVSLTYLGSERAIPNYNVMGVAKAALEASVRYLSAELGPEKQVRVNAISAGPIRTLASSAIGGILDMIHNVEEKAPLRRTVTQTEVGNTAAFLLSDLSSGISGQTIYVDAGYCINGM
- a CDS encoding thioredoxin family protein translates to MVRTNSMVLELGFQLPKFEMINANSSSNEYFNSHHLDNRHLLLMFICAHCPFVKYIENQISILSKEIENTVQSVAISSNDIVTHPSDSPKQLRFQAQSQGWTFPYLYDVNQTFAKALKAACTPDFYLFSNGGDGDFFLYYHGQLDDSRPGNNIPLSGEDLRSAVRDLNQDNSYPLNQMPSLGCNIKWTPGKEPSWFK
- a CDS encoding DegT/DnrJ/EryC1/StrS family aminotransferase, with translation MQIPPFTLNRQYQEIGSEIESEVCKVLKGGQYIGGQEITKFEENFSNLIGVDNTIGCNSGTDALVLALRALDIGEGDEVITSSFSFFATAEAISAVGANPILVDIDPETYLINTELIEQEINSNTKAIMPVHLFGNAVNMNLIKSLAEKYDLKVIEDCAQATCTMWDNSRVGSIGDIGCFSFFPTKNLGAAGDAGAVTTSDQKIAQRIRELAVHGSPIRYHHTQIGYNSRLDTVQAAILNIKIKYISNWINNRQTIAKNYFALLDKNPFISLPKISSDSTHHSWNQFVIKLRNEKYFLNEDFSNLFATDCKKYYSLRNLVKQQLFKKGINSIIYYPIPIHAQIAYKNKNFSRKKLINTERICTEVLSLPMFPEIYYEEQVYVADNINKVLKNCIDKIHISA